A section of the Stenotrophomonas sp. 364 genome encodes:
- a CDS encoding DUF2271 domain-containing protein: MRVTLTIALSGLLATSPAYAATLDINVEVPKLTVAEYHRPYVAVWLEGADQKVAANLSVWYQQTGNSEGHGTKWLPDLRQWWRKSGRTLDVPVDGVTGPTRPAGKQALSFNDKQPALKALAPGNYTLVVEAVREVGGRELLKIPFTWPVTAVQNGKAQGATELGLVTLSAKP; encoded by the coding sequence ATGCGCGTCACCCTGACCATCGCCCTGAGCGGCCTGCTCGCCACCAGCCCCGCCTACGCCGCCACCCTCGACATCAACGTCGAAGTGCCCAAGCTCACCGTTGCCGAGTATCACCGCCCCTACGTCGCGGTGTGGCTGGAAGGCGCCGACCAGAAAGTCGCCGCCAACCTCTCGGTCTGGTACCAGCAGACCGGCAACAGCGAAGGCCATGGCACCAAGTGGCTGCCCGACCTGCGCCAGTGGTGGCGCAAAAGCGGCCGCACCCTGGACGTGCCCGTCGACGGCGTCACCGGCCCCACCCGCCCCGCCGGCAAGCAGGCCCTGTCGTTCAACGACAAGCAGCCCGCTCTGAAGGCCCTGGCCCCCGGCAACTACACCCTCGTGGTCGAAGCCGTGCGCGAAGTCGGCGGCCGCGAACTGCTCAAAATCCCCTTCACCTGGCCGGTCACCGCCGTCCAGAACGGCAAGGCGCAGGGCGCCACCGAACTCGGCCTGGTCACCCTCAGCGCCAAACCGTGA
- a CDS encoding cysteine desulfurase: MNLSTARPAPDTAVAPDWDRARLDFPLLMREVHGKPLVYFDNANTGQKPVQVIGAVDEFYRRYNANVSRAVHALGTEATDAYEGARTKLARFLNVRASELVLCSGTTFALNLVAYSWALPRLKAGDVILVSRMEHHANIVPWQLVAERTGATIRVAEITPDGALDLDALRRAMTAEVKLLAVAHVSNVLGTVNPVREICREARKRGIVTVVDGSQAVPHRKVDVAAIGCDFYAITGHKMCGPTGTGALWARREHLDAMPPFIGGGEMIKEVSFEGTVFNDAPHKFEAGTPNIAGFIGLGVAVDYLESLGLDHVETRETELLAHFNEELGKIDGLRIFGTTPDKAAVVSFLIEGAHSHDLATLLDLEGVAVRSGQHCAHPLLQYYGVAAACRASLAFYNTHDEVERFIVALNKVRKLLG; the protein is encoded by the coding sequence ATGAACCTCTCCACCGCGCGCCCGGCCCCCGATACCGCGGTGGCCCCGGACTGGGACCGCGCCCGCCTGGACTTCCCGCTGTTGATGCGCGAAGTGCACGGCAAGCCGCTGGTGTACTTCGACAATGCCAACACCGGCCAGAAGCCGGTGCAGGTCATTGGCGCGGTGGATGAGTTCTACCGCCGCTACAACGCCAACGTCAGCCGCGCGGTGCATGCGCTGGGCACCGAGGCCACCGATGCCTACGAAGGCGCGCGGACCAAGCTGGCACGCTTCCTCAACGTGCGCGCCAGCGAACTGGTGCTGTGCAGCGGCACCACCTTCGCGCTCAACCTGGTGGCCTATTCGTGGGCGTTGCCGCGGTTGAAGGCCGGTGATGTGATCCTGGTGTCGCGGATGGAGCACCATGCCAACATCGTGCCGTGGCAGCTGGTGGCCGAGCGCACCGGTGCCACGATCCGCGTGGCCGAGATCACCCCTGACGGCGCGCTCGATCTGGACGCGCTGCGCCGTGCGATGACCGCCGAGGTCAAGCTGCTCGCCGTGGCGCACGTGTCCAACGTGCTGGGTACGGTCAACCCGGTGCGTGAGATCTGCCGGGAAGCGCGCAAGCGCGGCATCGTCACCGTGGTGGACGGCTCGCAGGCCGTGCCGCACCGCAAGGTGGACGTGGCCGCGATCGGCTGTGACTTCTATGCCATCACCGGGCACAAGATGTGTGGCCCCACCGGCACCGGCGCACTGTGGGCACGCCGCGAGCACCTCGACGCGATGCCGCCGTTCATCGGGGGCGGCGAGATGATCAAGGAAGTGAGCTTCGAGGGCACCGTGTTCAACGATGCCCCGCACAAGTTCGAGGCCGGCACCCCGAACATCGCCGGTTTCATCGGCCTGGGCGTGGCGGTGGACTACCTCGAATCGCTCGGCCTGGACCACGTGGAAACACGCGAAACCGAGCTGCTGGCGCACTTCAACGAAGAGCTGGGCAAGATCGATGGCCTGCGCATCTTCGGTACCACGCCGGACAAGGCGGCGGTGGTGTCGTTCCTGATCGAAGGCGCCCACTCGCACGACCTGGCTACCCTGCTGGACCTGGAAGGCGTGGCCGTGCGCTCGGGCCAGCATTGCGCGCACCCGCTGCTGCAGTACTACGGCGTGGCCGCTGCCTGCCGCGCATCGCTGGCGTTCTACAACACGCACGATGAGGTCGAGCGCTTCATCGTGGCGCTGAACAAGGTGCGCAAGCTGCTGGGCTGA
- a CDS encoding DUF4198 domain-containing protein — translation MKRSLVLAAALAAALPFSALAHKAWLQPSQTVVAGEKPWITVDAAVSNDLFYFNHVPLRLDNLIITAPDGSLVQPQNAATGKFRSVFDVELTQQGTYRLATVNNGLSASWEEDGKPKRWRGTPATFATEVPKKAKKLQVSQSVGRVETFVTNGTPNDTALKPTRQGIEMVALGHPNDLVAGEAARFRVLVDGKPRAGLAFEITRGGTRYRNAQDEIKVTSDKKGEFSVTWPEAGMYWLETGSEDKKTSLKQAKTRRLSYVATLEVLPQ, via the coding sequence ATGAAGCGCTCGCTCGTCCTAGCCGCCGCCCTGGCCGCCGCACTTCCGTTCTCCGCCCTGGCCCACAAGGCCTGGCTGCAGCCCTCGCAGACCGTCGTTGCCGGCGAGAAGCCGTGGATCACCGTCGATGCGGCCGTGTCCAACGACCTCTTCTACTTCAACCACGTGCCGCTGCGCCTGGACAACCTCATCATCACTGCCCCGGACGGCAGCCTGGTGCAGCCGCAGAACGCGGCCACCGGCAAGTTCCGCAGCGTGTTCGATGTCGAGCTCACCCAGCAGGGCACCTACCGCCTGGCCACCGTCAACAACGGCCTGTCGGCCAGCTGGGAAGAAGACGGCAAGCCCAAGCGCTGGCGCGGTACTCCCGCCACCTTCGCCACGGAAGTGCCGAAGAAGGCCAAGAAGCTGCAGGTGTCGCAATCGGTCGGCCGGGTGGAAACCTTCGTCACCAACGGCACCCCCAACGACACCGCGCTGAAGCCGACCAGGCAGGGCATCGAAATGGTTGCGCTGGGCCATCCCAATGACCTGGTCGCCGGCGAAGCGGCGCGCTTCCGCGTGCTGGTCGACGGCAAGCCGCGCGCCGGCCTGGCGTTCGAGATTACCCGCGGCGGCACGCGTTACCGCAACGCCCAGGACGAGATCAAGGTCACCAGCGACAAGAAGGGCGAGTTCAGCGTCACCTGGCCAGAGGCCGGCATGTACTGGCTGGAAACCGGCAGCGAAGACAAGAAGACCTCGCTCAAGCAGGCCAAGACCCGCCGCCTGAGCTACGTGGCCACCCTCGAAGTGTTGCCGCAGTAA
- a CDS encoding non-heme iron oxygenase ferredoxin subunit, with translation MSDIWTFVCASADLLPGEMKSTFDEVTGTPIVVFNLDGELYALEDQCTHDEFELSSGTFDTAEASIECVLHGARFDIRDGRALCAPAYSPVARFPVKREHDGVWARDDRD, from the coding sequence GTGAGCGACATCTGGACCTTCGTCTGCGCCAGCGCCGACCTGCTGCCGGGCGAGATGAAAAGCACGTTCGACGAGGTCACCGGCACCCCGATCGTGGTGTTCAACCTGGACGGCGAGCTGTACGCCCTGGAAGACCAGTGCACCCACGACGAATTCGAGCTGTCCTCGGGCACCTTCGATACCGCCGAGGCCAGCATCGAGTGCGTGCTGCACGGCGCCCGCTTCGACATCCGCGATGGCCGCGCCCTGTGCGCCCCGGCCTATTCGCCGGTGGCCAGGTTCCCCGTCAAACGCGAACACGACGGGGTCTGGGCCCGCGACGACCGCGACTGA
- a CDS encoding GNAT family N-acetyltransferase yields MSTLTFRAATAADIPALIALVTSAYRGDASRAGWTTEADLLDGARIDAQGLQADLAKPRSTILLAEREGQLAACAHVADDNGTGYFGMFSVAPTQQGGGIGKQMMDAAEAHAAREWGVPVMQMTVIDVREELIAFYERRGYARTGIKKPFPYGDERFGIPKRDDLRFEILEKPLVVSA; encoded by the coding sequence ATGAGCACCCTGACCTTCCGCGCGGCCACTGCCGCCGACATCCCCGCCCTGATCGCCCTGGTCACCTCGGCCTATCGCGGCGACGCCAGCCGCGCCGGCTGGACCACCGAAGCCGACCTGCTGGACGGCGCCCGCATCGACGCGCAGGGCCTGCAGGCCGACCTGGCCAAGCCGCGTTCGACCATCCTGCTGGCCGAGCGCGAGGGCCAGCTGGCCGCCTGCGCGCACGTAGCCGACGACAACGGCACGGGCTATTTCGGCATGTTCTCGGTCGCCCCCACCCAGCAGGGTGGCGGCATCGGCAAGCAGATGATGGACGCCGCCGAGGCCCACGCCGCCCGCGAATGGGGCGTGCCGGTGATGCAGATGACCGTGATCGACGTGCGCGAGGAGCTGATCGCCTTCTACGAGCGCCGAGGCTACGCACGCACCGGCATCAAGAAGCCCTTCCCCTATGGCGACGAACGCTTCGGCATCCCCAAGCGCGACGACCTGCGCTTCGAGATCCTGGAAAAGCCGCTGGTGGTTTCCGCGTGA
- a CDS encoding Fe2+-dependent dioxygenase, which produces MLLHVPDVLSADELAHLQRALAAADWADGRETVGAQGAQVKRNEQLPDASPLKAELGRVVLAALERHPLFFAAALPLRILPPRFNRYQGGGEYGLHVDGAVMITGHGEQRAHLRSDVSCTLFLSPPEAYDGGELVVSDTYGEHEVKLPAGDLVVYPSSSLHRVNAVTRGARLASFFWVQSMVRDDSARRMLLEMDSAIETLRTGGADAAAVLQLTGVYHNLLRRWSEV; this is translated from the coding sequence ATGCTGCTGCATGTTCCCGACGTACTTTCCGCCGATGAACTGGCCCATCTGCAGCGCGCGCTTGCGGCGGCGGACTGGGCCGATGGTCGCGAAACCGTGGGCGCGCAGGGCGCGCAGGTCAAACGCAACGAGCAGCTACCCGATGCCTCGCCCCTGAAGGCCGAGCTGGGGCGGGTGGTGCTGGCGGCGCTGGAACGGCACCCGCTGTTCTTTGCCGCGGCGCTGCCGCTGCGGATCCTGCCACCGCGCTTCAACCGCTACCAGGGCGGGGGCGAATACGGCCTGCATGTCGACGGGGCGGTGATGATCACCGGCCACGGCGAGCAGCGTGCCCACCTGCGCTCGGATGTGTCCTGCACCTTGTTCCTGAGCCCGCCGGAGGCCTATGACGGCGGTGAACTGGTGGTCAGCGACACCTATGGCGAGCACGAGGTGAAACTGCCTGCCGGTGACCTGGTGGTCTATCCGTCCAGCAGTCTGCACCGGGTCAACGCGGTGACACGCGGTGCCCGGCTTGCCTCGTTCTTCTGGGTACAGAGCATGGTCCGCGACGACAGCGCGCGGCGCATGCTGCTGGAGATGGACAGCGCCATCGAGACGCTGCGCACCGGCGGTGCCGACGCGGCCGCCGTGCTGCAGCTCACCGGCGTGTATCACAACCTGCTGCGCCGCTGGAGCGAGGTCTGA
- a CDS encoding catecholate siderophore receptor Fiu, whose product MIKSRKHSPSSRSAACLATAGLVTGLGLATLPVTALAQSSTATPQTLDQVHVLGVRGYKADKVASPKFTQSLQDTPQTIQVITADLFNQQGATTLTDALRNSPGVGTFYVGENGNTNTGDSIFMRGFDTSSSIFVDGVRDIGSISRDVFNTEQVEVAKGPAGTDNGRSAPTGAINMVSKQATLHDAVSGTVSAGTDSQARTTADWNQTLGATSALRLNAMWQDNDQPGRDHVNNSRWGIAPSLAFGLGTATRYYLNLLYVEQDNVPDGGVPTLGLPGWTPQPTLEQLAGHPVDPENFYGTRADHDDVTAKMATFRIEHDLNDNVRLTNTARWGRTDQDYMLTAFMGTGTRGANGAATGNIRYTSAADLGSYTLARSLPTFKHQQNTILTDQLNLRADFATGTVEHNLSTGLEFTREELKSFGQAATGGSVWSAANLYAPDWNATGLTWAHNGADSHGKTTTSSAYLFDTLTIGESFLLTAGLRADHYKTEYQSASVCGGRGPACGSNPVGTVIPNPSLAHSDTLLNWKVGAVYKVDDLVSLYANYAISQQPPGGSNFQLSASASSADNPSLDPQKAKTFEVGTKWSFLGDALALNVALFKTEVSNEINTQVLDDAGNPTQTGKKSVQGIEVSTVGRITDNWSVSAGYSHLDTDVEEGANVAADGTRNLTYTPGDTFTSWTSYTFPFGLTLGGGARYAGRMHRGTDGAVGTPAFTKSYTVYDAVASYTINPRLVVRLNAYNLFDKQYVAAINKSGYRYTPGAPRSFLLSADYRF is encoded by the coding sequence ATGATCAAGAGCCGCAAGCACTCTCCCTCTTCGCGCAGCGCCGCCTGCCTGGCCACCGCCGGGCTGGTCACCGGCCTGGGCCTGGCCACGCTGCCCGTCACAGCCCTGGCCCAGTCCAGCACCGCCACGCCGCAGACCCTGGACCAGGTGCACGTGCTCGGGGTGCGCGGCTACAAGGCCGACAAGGTCGCCTCGCCCAAGTTCACCCAGTCGCTGCAGGACACGCCGCAGACCATCCAGGTGATCACCGCCGATCTGTTCAACCAGCAGGGTGCCACCACGCTGACCGATGCACTGCGCAACAGTCCGGGTGTGGGGACGTTCTACGTGGGCGAGAACGGCAACACAAATACCGGCGACAGCATTTTCATGCGCGGCTTCGACACGTCGAGCAGCATCTTCGTCGATGGCGTGCGCGACATCGGTTCGATCTCGCGCGATGTGTTCAATACCGAACAGGTGGAAGTGGCCAAGGGTCCGGCCGGTACCGACAACGGCCGTTCCGCCCCCACCGGCGCGATCAACATGGTGAGCAAGCAGGCCACCCTGCATGACGCGGTGTCCGGCACCGTCTCGGCGGGAACCGACAGCCAGGCGCGTACCACCGCCGACTGGAACCAGACCCTGGGCGCGACCAGCGCGCTGCGCCTCAATGCCATGTGGCAGGACAACGACCAGCCTGGCCGCGACCATGTCAACAACAGCCGCTGGGGCATCGCCCCGTCGCTTGCCTTCGGCCTGGGCACCGCCACGCGCTACTACCTCAACCTGCTTTACGTGGAACAGGACAACGTGCCCGACGGCGGCGTCCCCACGCTCGGCCTGCCGGGCTGGACGCCGCAGCCTACGCTGGAACAGCTGGCCGGCCACCCGGTGGACCCGGAGAACTTCTACGGTACCCGGGCCGACCACGACGACGTCACCGCGAAGATGGCCACGTTCCGCATCGAGCACGACCTCAACGACAACGTCCGCCTGACCAACACCGCGCGCTGGGGCCGCACCGACCAGGACTACATGCTGACCGCCTTCATGGGCACCGGCACCCGCGGTGCCAATGGCGCGGCGACCGGCAACATCCGCTACACCTCCGCCGCCGACCTGGGCAGCTACACCCTCGCGCGAAGCCTGCCGACCTTCAAGCACCAGCAGAACACCATCCTTACCGACCAGCTCAACCTGCGCGCCGACTTCGCCACCGGTACGGTCGAGCACAACCTGAGCACCGGCCTGGAGTTCACCCGCGAAGAACTGAAGAGTTTCGGGCAGGCTGCCACCGGCGGCAGCGTGTGGTCAGCGGCCAACCTGTACGCACCGGACTGGAACGCCACCGGCCTGACCTGGGCACACAACGGCGCCGACAGCCATGGCAAGACCACGACGTCGTCGGCGTACCTGTTCGACACGCTCACCATCGGCGAGAGCTTCCTGCTCACCGCTGGCCTGCGTGCAGATCACTACAAGACCGAGTACCAGAGCGCGTCGGTCTGCGGTGGGCGCGGGCCGGCCTGTGGCAGCAATCCAGTCGGCACGGTGATCCCCAATCCGTCGCTGGCGCATTCGGACACCCTGCTCAACTGGAAAGTGGGGGCGGTGTACAAGGTCGATGACCTGGTCAGCCTGTATGCCAACTACGCCATCTCGCAGCAGCCCCCCGGTGGCAGCAATTTCCAGCTGAGCGCCTCGGCCAGCAGCGCCGACAACCCCAGCCTGGACCCACAGAAGGCAAAGACATTCGAGGTGGGCACCAAGTGGAGCTTCCTGGGCGACGCACTGGCCTTGAACGTGGCGCTGTTCAAAACCGAGGTCAGCAACGAGATCAACACCCAGGTGCTCGATGACGCCGGCAACCCGACCCAGACCGGCAAGAAGTCGGTGCAGGGCATCGAAGTGTCCACGGTGGGCCGCATCACCGACAACTGGTCGGTGAGCGCCGGCTACAGCCACCTCGATACCGACGTGGAGGAAGGTGCCAACGTTGCCGCCGACGGCACCCGCAACCTGACCTACACGCCCGGCGACACCTTCACCAGCTGGACCAGCTACACCTTCCCGTTCGGCCTGACCCTCGGCGGTGGCGCACGGTATGCGGGCCGGATGCATCGCGGTACCGATGGCGCAGTGGGCACCCCGGCATTCACCAAGTCCTACACGGTCTACGATGCGGTCGCCTCGTACACCATCAACCCGCGCCTGGTGGTGCGCTTGAACGCCTACAACCTGTTCGACAAGCAGTACGTGGCTGCGATCAACAAGAGCGGGTACCGTTACACCCCGGGCGCGCCGCGCTCGTTCCTGCTCAGCGCCGACTACCGCTTCTGA
- a CDS encoding PepSY-associated TM helix domain-containing protein: MPTPTSSVQQQQSRGFWLRTLHQWHWISSAVCLIGMLLFAATGITLNHAARIDATPQVVNRQLDLPADLLAKLGDRADGNAPLPRATARWLDAQLHISIGRRTAEWSDGEIYLSMPRPGGDAWLSIDRDSGAVEYEATTRGWVSYFNDLHKGRNAGPAWGWFLDVFAGACLVFCITGLFLLHLHARQRRMTWPLVGLGLMIPLLIALILIH; this comes from the coding sequence GTGCCCACTCCCACCTCCAGCGTGCAGCAGCAACAAAGTCGTGGCTTCTGGCTGCGCACCCTGCACCAGTGGCACTGGATCAGCTCGGCCGTCTGCCTCATCGGCATGCTCCTGTTTGCCGCCACCGGCATCACCCTCAACCATGCCGCCCGGATCGACGCCACCCCGCAGGTCGTCAACCGCCAGCTGGACCTGCCCGCCGACCTGCTCGCCAAGCTCGGCGACCGCGCCGACGGCAACGCGCCCCTGCCCCGTGCCACCGCCCGCTGGCTCGATGCCCAACTGCACATCTCCATCGGCCGCCGCACCGCCGAATGGTCCGATGGCGAAATCTACCTCTCCATGCCCCGCCCCGGCGGTGACGCCTGGCTCAGCATCGACCGCGACAGCGGCGCCGTCGAATACGAAGCCACCACCCGCGGCTGGGTCTCCTACTTCAACGACCTTCACAAAGGCCGCAACGCCGGGCCCGCCTGGGGCTGGTTCCTCGACGTGTTCGCCGGCGCCTGCCTTGTCTTCTGCATCACCGGCCTCTTCCTGCTCCACCTGCATGCCCGCCAGCGACGCATGACCTGGCCCCTGGTCGGCCTCGGCCTGATGATCCCCCTGCTCATCGCCCTCATCCTCATCCACTGA
- a CDS encoding energy transducer TonB — protein sequence MPSPLLCTGQPPVGLPWSPRPPAFVERHARALAAGITVLAHVGLFVALLWRQAYSPADLPPPPAERTQLILLPPRAPEVPLEEIVAPTPSSAAAVLKQKPEPPRPLPQTPPRATANWVIPPPTPPQPTTDSLAPQQQEASVAAAPPSPPLPAGPSEATPGRDSWEGRVMARLERFRRYPNAARARRQEGIAQLRVSVGRDGSLLALSLEATSGFPLLDQAALDTFRRAAPLPKVPEDRQAPVELSFPVEFFMR from the coding sequence ATGCCGTCCCCCCTCCTTTGCACGGGCCAGCCGCCCGTCGGTCTGCCGTGGTCGCCCCGCCCGCCTGCGTTCGTCGAACGCCATGCGCGTGCTCTCGCGGCCGGCATCACGGTGCTGGCCCATGTCGGCCTCTTCGTGGCCCTGCTTTGGAGGCAGGCCTATTCCCCGGCTGACCTACCGCCACCGCCGGCCGAGCGCACCCAGCTGATCCTGCTGCCGCCGCGTGCGCCGGAAGTCCCGCTGGAAGAGATCGTTGCCCCCACCCCCAGCAGTGCCGCCGCAGTGCTCAAGCAGAAACCGGAGCCACCGCGCCCGCTGCCGCAGACACCGCCGCGCGCCACCGCCAACTGGGTCATTCCCCCGCCCACGCCACCGCAGCCCACCACCGATTCCCTCGCGCCCCAGCAGCAGGAGGCCTCGGTTGCCGCCGCACCGCCCAGCCCGCCGCTGCCCGCCGGCCCCAGCGAAGCCACGCCCGGTCGCGACAGCTGGGAGGGCCGGGTGATGGCGCGCCTCGAGCGCTTCCGACGTTACCCCAACGCCGCGCGCGCCCGCCGCCAGGAAGGCATCGCCCAACTGCGGGTCAGCGTGGGCCGCGACGGCAGCCTGCTGGCGCTGTCGCTGGAAGCGACCTCTGGCTTCCCGCTGCTGGACCAGGCCGCGCTGGACACCTTCCGCCGCGCCGCGCCGTTGCCCAAGGTGCCGGAGGACCGCCAGGCACCGGTGGAACTGTCGTTCCCGGTGGAATTTTTCATGCGCTGA
- a CDS encoding TonB-dependent receptor, with amino-acid sequence MAQRQRRCTSLSRCSLSIALLGALSAPAFANGAAAGAPTTLDKVVVTAAGFEQKITDAPASISVVSREELSKRPYTSLVDALRDVEGIDVGMETTDKNGRATISMRGMPSEYTLVLIDGRRQSNVGQLYPNNFGGGQFAYLPPLDAIERIEVVRGPMSTLYGSDAMGGVINIITRRNQDSWHGSVTQGFTVQQDDQFGDARTTDVYLTGPLLKDRLALAVRGSYYDAKASNPEWDDLPLPDGTLWERSIGFGGGGKAVANTNWNTGLRLNWTINDDHDLSLDYDISRQKYDNSEGQTGTLDSAASLWRVGNATIPNPNGSGTITRRVVQPRVGYTAYQRYERDQLALSHQGRYSFGTWQTTLTHTTSNNLGRSLPLTLDERADLQTLWNDVCGRTGAAANCAAGRGNALTALNASEQARLQAFLPRPLRTMELEGYVLDTMLDMTFGAHKLTVGGQYNDTDMVDGVFGMDGAGYRDNVKQQHRMWSVFAEDNWALTDTLTATVGVRYDDHNIFGSHVSPRGYLVWNASDAWTIKGGVSTGYKTPRPDQLFPGVTGFGGQGVLPLVGSPNLQPETSTNYEVAAYYEGSDWGFNVTGFLNKFDDKIASGGTFPNCEVAPAGGGYCVDVGPGWAALGYSTFSQSVNIDKAETRGVEAAAYVDLLDSLQLRGNYTYTRSEQTSGVDKGKPVGGTTTPARHMANASLNWQINDAVSLSLIGEGRYDRYRDTLVGNVGGVSTSQVRYYEDYTIFHLGGSWNINRWLTLNARVNNLFDKDFVSQSCVLISDSEYNCVDDYATKDQRRSYWMSLNAKF; translated from the coding sequence ATGGCCCAGCGCCAGCGTCGTTGCACGTCCCTTTCCCGTTGCTCGCTGAGCATCGCCCTGCTCGGCGCGCTCAGCGCCCCGGCCTTCGCCAACGGCGCCGCTGCCGGCGCGCCGACCACGCTGGACAAGGTGGTCGTCACCGCCGCCGGCTTCGAGCAGAAGATCACCGACGCGCCGGCCAGCATCAGCGTGGTCAGCCGCGAGGAACTGAGCAAGCGCCCGTACACCAGCCTGGTGGATGCGCTGCGCGACGTGGAAGGCATCGACGTGGGCATGGAAACCACCGACAAGAACGGCCGCGCCACCATTTCCATGCGCGGCATGCCGTCCGAATACACCCTGGTGCTGATCGACGGGCGCCGCCAGAGCAACGTGGGCCAGTTGTACCCGAACAACTTCGGCGGCGGTCAGTTCGCCTACCTGCCGCCGCTGGATGCGATCGAGCGCATCGAAGTGGTGCGCGGCCCGATGTCCACGCTGTATGGCTCCGATGCGATGGGCGGGGTGATCAACATCATCACCCGGCGCAACCAGGACAGCTGGCACGGCTCGGTCACCCAAGGCTTCACCGTGCAGCAGGACGACCAGTTCGGCGATGCGCGCACCACCGACGTGTACCTGACCGGCCCGTTGCTCAAGGACCGCCTGGCCCTGGCAGTGCGCGGCAGCTACTACGACGCCAAGGCGTCCAACCCGGAGTGGGACGACCTGCCGCTGCCGGACGGCACGCTGTGGGAACGCAGCATCGGCTTCGGCGGCGGCGGCAAGGCGGTGGCCAACACCAACTGGAACACCGGCCTGCGCTTGAACTGGACGATCAACGACGACCACGACCTGAGCCTGGACTACGACATCTCGCGCCAGAAGTACGACAACAGCGAAGGCCAGACCGGCACCCTGGACAGTGCCGCCAGCCTGTGGCGCGTGGGCAATGCGACCATTCCCAACCCGAACGGCAGCGGCACGATCACCCGCCGCGTGGTGCAGCCGCGCGTGGGCTATACCGCCTACCAGCGCTACGAGCGCGACCAGCTGGCGCTGAGCCACCAGGGCCGCTACAGCTTCGGCACGTGGCAGACCACGCTGACCCACACCACCAGCAACAACCTGGGCCGCTCGCTGCCGCTGACCCTGGACGAACGCGCGGACCTGCAGACGCTGTGGAACGACGTATGCGGCCGCACCGGCGCGGCCGCCAACTGCGCCGCGGGCCGCGGCAATGCGCTGACCGCGCTCAACGCCAGCGAGCAGGCCCGCCTGCAGGCCTTCCTGCCGCGCCCGCTGCGCACGATGGAGTTGGAAGGCTACGTGCTGGACACGATGCTGGACATGACCTTCGGCGCGCACAAGCTGACCGTGGGTGGCCAGTACAACGACACCGACATGGTGGACGGCGTGTTCGGCATGGACGGCGCCGGCTACCGTGACAACGTCAAGCAGCAGCACCGGATGTGGTCGGTGTTCGCCGAGGACAACTGGGCGCTGACCGACACGCTGACCGCCACGGTGGGCGTGCGCTACGACGACCACAACATTTTCGGCAGCCACGTCAGCCCGCGCGGTTACCTGGTGTGGAACGCAAGCGATGCGTGGACGATCAAGGGCGGCGTGAGCACCGGGTACAAGACCCCGCGCCCGGACCAGCTGTTCCCCGGCGTGACCGGCTTTGGTGGCCAGGGCGTGCTGCCGCTGGTGGGTTCGCCGAACCTGCAGCCGGAAACCAGCACCAACTATGAGGTGGCGGCGTACTACGAAGGCAGCGACTGGGGCTTCAATGTCACCGGCTTCCTCAACAAGTTCGACGACAAGATCGCCAGCGGCGGCACGTTCCCGAACTGCGAAGTGGCTCCGGCCGGCGGCGGGTACTGCGTGGACGTGGGCCCGGGCTGGGCGGCGCTGGGCTACAGCACCTTCAGCCAGAGCGTGAACATCGACAAGGCCGAAACGCGCGGTGTTGAAGCCGCGGCTTACGTGGACCTGCTGGACAGCCTGCAGTTGCGCGGTAACTACACCTATACCAGGTCCGAGCAGACCAGCGGGGTGGACAAGGGCAAGCCGGTGGGGGGCACGACCACGCCGGCCAGGCACATGGCCAATGCCAGCCTGAACTGGCAGATCAACGATGCGGTGAGTCTGTCGCTGATCGGCGAAGGCCGCTACGACCGCTACCGCGACACGCTGGTGGGCAACGTGGGCGGGGTGAGCACCTCGCAGGTGCGCTATTACGAGGACTATACGATCTTCCACCTGGGCGGCAGCTGGAACATCAACCGTTGGCTGACGCTCAATGCGCGGGTCAACAACCTGTTCGACAAGGACTTCGTGTCGCAGTCGTGCGTGTTGATCAGCGACAGCGAATACAACTGCGTGGACGACTACGCGACCAAGGACCAGCGCCGCAGCTACTGGATGTCGTTGAACGCGAAGTTCTGA